A single Ziziphus jujuba cultivar Dongzao chromosome 11, ASM3175591v1 DNA region contains:
- the LOC107432739 gene encoding cationic amino acid transporter 8, vacuolar, which translates to MDLQKEEDPIQPRSYWRWSKQDFFPEPSFQNLDSYKAAVSQTCSRLGDRLLDRSTDSRELVELRRESENDMEKCLTWWDLIWLSFGSVVGSGIFSITGQEIRNHAGPSIVLSYIISGLSALLSVFCYTEFAVEIPVAGGSFSYLRIELGDFVAFIAAGNILLEAICGASGLGRSWSSYFATIINDDPDFLRIKVKSFAKGFNLLDPIAVLVLLVANGIAMSGTRRTSILNWASSIISALIIVFIVVMGFVHGKSSNLRPFFPFGVEGTVEAAAIVYWSYTGFDMVANMAEETKNPSKDIPLGLVGSMSMITVVYCFMSLALAMMQKYTEVDKDAPYSVAFAKIGMNWAKYLVSICALKGMTTSLLVGSLGQARYTTQIARSHMIPPWFALVHPKTRTPVNATLLVTIMSAIIAFFSSLDVLSSVFSFSTLTIFMLMAVALLVRRYYVKDMTSKNDSVKFIVCLIIVFGSSIGVTVLWNRNYRGWIGYSVAAIIWFLGNLGMALLPTHRVPKVWGVPLVPWLPSISIGMNLFLLGSLEAVAFWRFLICSAAMLVYYFFIGLHTTYDVAHPNVQK; encoded by the coding sequence ATGGATTTGCAGAAGGAAGAAGACCCAATACAACCCAGAAGCTATTGGAGATGGAGCAAGCAAGATTTTTTCCCAGAACCCTCTTTCCAGAATCTCGATTCCTACAAAGCCGCGGTTTCACAGACCTGTTCTCGTCTCGGAGACCGTCTTCTTGACCGTTCCACAGACTCCCGAGAGCTAGTAGAGCTTCGCAGAGAGAGCGAGAACGATATGGAGAAATGTCTCACATGGTGGGATTTGATCTGGCTCAGCTTCGGCTCGGTTGTCGGCTCGGGCATTTTCAGCATCACAGGCCAAGAAATCCGCAATCATGCCGGACCTTCCATTGTGCTCTCTTATATCATCTCGGGTCTCTCTGCACTGCTCTCCGTCTTCTGCTACACCGAATTCGCCGTCGAAATCCCAGTTGCCGGAGGGTCTTTCTCGTACCTTCGAATCGAATTGGGGGACTTTGTGGCGTTTATAGCGGCTGGGAACATTCTCTTGGAGGCCATTTGTGGAGCATCTGGACTGGGTCGGTCATGGTCTTCTTACTTTGCCACTATTATCAATGATGACCCAGATTTTCTGCGAATCAAGGTAAAAAGTTTTGCTAAAGGTTTCAATCTTTTAGACCCAATTGCtgttttggttcttttagttgCAAATGGTATAGCGATGAGTGGAACAAGGAGGACATCTATTTTGAACTGGGCAAGTTCTATAATCAGTGCTTTGATTATTGTGTTTATAGTGGTTATGGGTTTTGTTCATGGCAAAAGTTCTAATTTGCGGCCCTTCTTCCCATTTGGGGTAGAGGGTACTGTAGAGGCTGCAGCAATTGTGTACTGGTCCTATACAGGTTTTGATATGGTTGCTAATATGGCTGAGGAAACAAAGAATCCATCCAAGGATATACCATTGGGTTTGGTTGGTTCAATGAGTATGATTACTGTGGTTTATTGCTTTATGTCTTTGGCATTGGCCATGATGCAGAAATACACTGAGGTAGATAAAGATGCTCCTTATTCAGTTGCTTTTGCTAAAATTGGCATGAATTGGGCTAAATATCTAGTCAGTATATGTGCCCTCAAGGGTATGACTACAAGCCTGTTGGTTGGATCCCTTGGTCAAGCTCGGTACACCACTCAGATTGCAAGATCCCATATGATTCCGCCATGGTTTGCTTTGGTTCACCCAAAAACGAGAACCCCAGTCAATGCTACTCTTTTGGTGACAATTATGAGTGCAATTATAGCATTCTTTTCTAGTTTGGATGTGTTATCCAGTGTTTTCTCATTCAGTACGCTAACCATTTTTATGCTTATGGCTGTTGCATTGCTTGTTAGGCGGTACTATGTTAAGGATATGACATCGAAGAATGATTCAGTTAAATTTATTGTGTGCTTGATCATCGTATTTGGTTCTTCAATTGGAGTTACAGTGCTTTGGAATAGAAATTATAGAGGGTGGATTGGGTATTCTGTGGCTGCTATAATTTGGTTTCTGGGGAATTTGGGGATGGCATTGCTTCCAACGCATCGAGTGCCAAAGGTTTGGGGGGTTCCACTCGTTCCATGGTTGCCATCAATATCCATCGGGatgaatctttttcttttggggtCTCTTGAGGCAGTTGCATTCTGGAGGTTCCTTATATGCAGTGCGGCAATGCTTGTCTACTATTTTTTCATTGGTCTTCATACAACTTATGATGTGGCTCATCCAAATGTacagaaataa